Part of the Thiohalophilus sp. genome is shown below.
ACAACGATACCAACAATACCGAGGAAGTGGCGACCTTTGACCCGGCCTTTGACGCCCTGAAGGTCGGTGGTCAGTTCAAGAGCGGTCCGCACAAGCTGTCCGCCCAGTACGAAATGACCACAAATGAAGAGCCCTATGGTGCCGGTTCTGACGACAACGAAGGGACTGTTATGTATGTCAACTACGACATGAAGATGGGCAAGAACATCTTCACCGCCACCTATGGCATGTCGGAACTGGAAGTCGGCGGAGCCGGGGGTGATTCCGCGGAAGGCACCTTCATGCGTGTCGGCATGACCCACAAGTTCAGCAAGAGCACCCGTGCGATGCTGGCCTACTCCACCGCGGAAATCGACTACAGCGGTTTCGGTGTCGGTAGCCTCAACACCTTCTCGAAGGACGTTCTCATGGGTGCCATGCGCGTCGACTTCTAAGACAGTTTTGTCTTAATAATAACAATATCAAGCAGTACTTCGGCGGGGCCTTCGGGCCCCGTTTTTTATGCGCGCCAATAAACAAAGCGGGTAGGCCCGATATAGCAACGCGGTATCGGGCATTTTTCGGGATGCCGGACACCGCCTCATAACAGGGGCGAGTGACGAGGGCCGAGTGACGAGGAAATCCCGCTTGGCAGGGCAGGGTGCGTTCCACGCACCATTACTGCTAACTGCTAACTGCTAACTGCTAACTGCTAACTGCTAACTGCTAACTGCCAATTACCAACTGATGCCTGATTACCCGTTATGGGGCCTGTTTCTCAGACATCGGTGATTCGGGGGTGATGGTGCGTATAACATATCCTGCCGAACTGACAGGCGGGCATGGTTTACCTCGTCACTCGTCCCTCGTAACTCGGCCCTGCCCCCGGCCGGAGCCGGGGCGTTGTTGTGAAAATGCAACATTACTCACACTATGTTGTATTTATGAAAAAAAGTGTTGCGAGCGCGCCATTTGTGCGTTATAACACATAGCGAGTTTACTTAAGCACAACTCAAAACAGCTCTCACTATAAAAGAAAGAGGAGTTCATATATGAACAAGAAACTAATTGCACTGGCCGTTGCCGCCGGCATGGCCGCGCCGATGGCCGCCCAGGCCGAAGCCACCTGGTACGGCCAGGTCCAGATGGAAGTTGGCAGCCATTCTTCCGACTTTTTGGACGAAGGTGGTGTTCCTGCTGACTTTGATGATAGTGCCGGATTCCTTGTCGGCGCTGTGACCGACGGTCACATCTGGCAGGGGGGCGGCCCGACCAGCAGTCGCTGGCTGAAAGACGGCACCCAGCTCGAGGATGACAAGCGCGGTCGTCTGGGCGTCAAGGGTTCTGAAGATCTGGGCGGCGGTCTGGCTGCCATCTACCAGTTCGAATTCCAGGTCGACACCTCCACCGGCGATGCCGACGACGGCGATCGTAACTCCTTCGTCGGTCTGAAAGGCGGCTTCGGGACCATCAAGGCCGGTACCCTGAAATCGCCCTACAAATACTTCGGTGGCGTCAGCTACGATCCGTTCGTGACCACCTCGGCCGAAGCCCGTCGCTACGGCGGCATGACCTCCGGCCAGTTCGGCTCCAACGGCTTCTGGACCAACTCCGTCAGCTACCAGAACGACTTCGGTGGTGCCAATCTGTGGGTGACCTACACCCCGGACGAGCGTGGCAACCGCGATGGCGACTACGCCGCCGGTCTGAAGTTCGCCGGCAGCAACTACGAAGCCTTTGTGGCGATGGCTCATGACAAGGACAACGGCAACGTTGTGAACGAGGATTCAGCCTTTGACGCCCTGAAGGTCGGTGGCCAGTACAAGACCGGTCCGCACAAGATCTCCGCCCAGTACGAAATGACCACGGATGAAAATCCCTATGGTGCCGGTACTGCCGACAACGAAGGGACTGTTATGTATGTCAACTACGACATGAAGATGGGCAAGAACATCTTCACCGCCACCTACGGCATGTCAGAGGTTGATGTCAAAGCAGCTGGTGAAACGGTAGACGGCACCTTCATGCGTGTCGGCATGACCCACAAGTTCAGCAAGAGCACCCGTGCGATGCTGGCCTACTCTACCTCGGAAATCGACTACAGCGGTTTCAGTCTTAGCCCCAACACCTTCTCGAAGGACGTTCTCATGGGTGCCATGCGCGTCGACTTCTAAGACAGTTTTGTCTTAATAATAACAATATCAAGCAGTACTTCGGCGGGGCCTTCGGGCCCCGTTTTTTATGCGCGCCAATAAACAAAGCGGGTAGGCCCGATATAGCAACGCGGTATCGGGCATTTTTCGGGATGCCGGACACCGCCTCATAACAGGGGCGAGTGACGAGGGCCGAGTGACGAGGAAATCCCGCTTGGCAGGGCAGGGTGCGTTCCACGCACCATTATACTGCTAACTGCTAACTGCTAACTGCTAACTGCCAACTGCCAACTGCCAACTTTCAATTACCAACTGATGCCTGATTACCCGTTATGGGGCCTGTTTCTCAGACATCGGTGATTCGGGGGTGATGGTGCGTATAACATATCCTGCCGACCTGACAGGCGGGCATGGTTTACCTCGTCACTCGTCCCTCGTCACTGCCCGGAGGGCCTGCTGCTGAGTCTGATATTGATCGGGATCGGCAAGACAGCCCGCTATGCGGTGGTGGTGTTTTTGTTTATGTAGCAGCTGAACAGAATCCTGTGGGAGCGCCCCACGGGCGCGACTGTCGATGCTGGCACTGTTCGCGGTCGAAGCCCGCTCCCACAAAAAAGGGCGAGGGGCGATTTTACGAGAAGAACCTTCACCACGAAGCCACGAAGTAAACCAATAATTCTTCGTGTCTTCGGGACTTCGTGGTTCAAATAGATTCCTCTTAGTATGTAGGCCAGACTGAGCACCCTTCGGGCATAAACTCCGCGGTGTCCGGCATCCCGAAAAATGCCCGATACCGCGTTGCTATATCGGGCCTACCTGCTGGCAAAGTTGGTAGATTACAGAGTGCAGTTTGCCGTCGCGGAGAATGGCAGGTAGCGCCTGCGCGCAACCTGCCCTGTCGCGGTCAAAGCCCGCTCCTACATGCATCGGTGATTTGGGGGAGATGGTGCGTGGGACGCACTCTAGGTCTAGAAAAAAGGGCCGAGTTACGAGTGACGAGGGACGAGGAAAACAAAATCCTTACCTCCGTCATTCCGGGCAAGCCGGAGGCGCGACCCGGAATCCAGCTGTCAATAACAGGGCCGAGGGACGAGGAAAACCTTCACCACGAAGTCACGAAGGCTCGAAGCAAACCAACAATTCTTCGTGTCTTCGTGGTTCAAATGTATTGCCGGCGATTCGGGGGTGATGGTGCGTAGGACGCACCCTACGGAACTTGAGGCAATTCGCTATCCGCTCATTGCCAGGGACGAGGTACAAGGAAAAACAACATTTTTTGACCAGAGTGCCGGTAGGAGCGGCTGCGCCGCGATAGAGCCTGTTTGCTCGCACAGCCTGTCGCGCCAGAGGCGCTCCTGCCATCCGGCGGAGGCTAAACGGGTTCTTCCTCGTCACTCGGCCCTCGTAACTCGTCACTGTTACGGGCAGGCTGTTAGTTAACGGTCGTTGACAGACTGTAAACGTTCGATTACACTTGTCCCATGTTCACGATCAAACGCACGGATGAGTTTGCCGCCTGGCTCGATGGACTGAAAGACCGCACAACCCGGGTGCGGCTGGCGCGCCGGCTGGACAAGGCGCAACGGGGTAACCTGGGCGATGTTCAGCCGGTGGGTGATGGGGTGTTTGAGATGCGTGAGTTTTTCGGGCCGGGCTGGCGCATGTATTACATGCGGCGCGGTAAGACGTTGATTGTGATGCTCGGCGGTGGGGACAAGTCGTCCCAGTCGGCCGACATTGCCAAAGCCATTGCAGTGGCCAAGACACTGGAGGACTGACCCATGCGCAAGAAGATGAAAGTCTCCGATCTGCCGGAGTTTGATATGGCCGAATACCTGAAAAGTCCCGAGGATATCGCCGTCTACCTGACCCAGGTGATTGACGAGGGCGATGACGCGGAGCTGGCGCACGCCCTGGGCGTGGCCGCCCGGGCCCGAGGCATGAGCGAGGTGGCCCGCGCCGCCGGGATGACCCGCGAGGGTCTGTACAAGGCGCTGCGCCCCGACGCGCAACCGCGCTTTGAGACCGTGCGCCGGGTTTGCAAGGCGCTGGGCGTGCACTTGCATGCTGACGCCGATGGCCCGGCTGCGGCGTAATGCAGGGGAGGGGCAAGCTTGAAAAAGTAACGAGGGACAAGGAAAACCTTCACCACGAAGACACGAAGACACGAAGACACGAAGACACGAAGACACGAAGACACGAAGACACGAAGGCTCGAAGTAAAACCAATAATCCTTCGTGACTTCGCGCCTTCGTGGTTGGCTCTTACAATCCCGGGAGCCAGGCCCCGATGCGGGACTGGATTCCGGCATTCGCCGGAATGACAATCTACTCAGCACTCAGCATTACCACTGACCGGGAATGCGGCGAGCCAGATGAAAAACGCGCAGTATTTCGATCTGGTGTAGTCGCGGGCGCACCCGGTAGGGGATGAGGTAGCGGGTATTGGGAACAAGCAGTTCGCGGGTGGCGGGAACCCGTCCTGCCCGGCCCAGTGCAGGGTTGTTTGCCAGCAGGGCGACACTGTGCTCGATTCGCTGGACAACGAGCCGGGCGGCCTCGGGATTGTCTTTGGCGATATAGGCGGCTTCCTGTTCCAGATTGCTCAACGCTGTCCGTAGCCATTTTATCCGCATGGATTACCCCAGCTTGTCGAAAACCGCCCTGACTTCTTCATCTATGGCAAAGTCGCCCGCGTCGGCCTCGTTGATCGCCGCCTCGGTTTCGCGGATTTGCCACTCGTTCAGTTCGATAAAATCCCGAACGGCTTCGCTGGCGAGGTAGGATTTACTCCGGTGAGTGGCCTCGGCGAGTTTGTCCAGCCGCGACTTGAGCTCGGCATCCAGGCGGATGGTCATGGTAGTGGACTGTGACATATTGCCCCCTTGAGGGATGTTCGGATGTACACATTGTAACACAAAAAACACAGAGCCAGGGTGCGAGGGACGAGTGACGAGGAAAATCTTCACCACGAAGACACGAAGGCTCGAAGTAAATCAATAATCCTTCGTGTCTTCGCGTCTTCGTGGTTGGCTTTTTCAATCCCGCGGGCGCGAATCTCGAAGCGGGTGCTGTCGCGGTCGAAGCCCGCTCCTACAAAAAAAGGCGAGGGGCGTTTTACGAGAAGAACCTTCACCACGAAGACACGAAGTAAACCAAAAATCCTTCGTGTCTTCGCGTCTTCGTGGTTGGCTTTTTCAATCCCGCGGGCGCGAATCTCGAAGCGGGTGCTGTCGCGGTCGAAGCCCGCTCCTACAAAAAAAGGCGAGGGGCGTTTTACGAGAAGAACCTTCACCACGAAGACACGAAGTAAATCAATAATCCTTCGTGACTTCGCGCCTTCGTGGTTGGCTTTTTCAATCCCGGAGGGCGGTGCCCCGGTTCGGGACTGGATTCCGGCCCCGGCTTGAAGCATGCCGGGGCAGGCTGTGCCGGAATGACAATCTACTCAGAACTCAGAACTCAGCACTCGAGACACTGCCAACTGCTCACTGAAGACTGCCAACTTTGTTTATTCATAACCCCCTGAATTCAAGGGCATTATGCCCGGATTGCCGGTTACCCGCCTGTCGGTCGCATGTTAGAATAGCCTTCTTTCGCGGCCTGTCCGCTCTCTCAAAACCCCTTGAAAATCAAATATATGACTGAACGAATACGCGAGATCCCGTACAACTACACCTCTTTTTCCGACAAGGAAATCGTGATCCGGCTGCTCGGCGACGAGGCCTGGCAGGTGTTGGACAAGCTGCGCGCGGAGCGGGTGACCGGCCGTTCGGCGCGGATGCTGTTCGATATCCTCGGGGATATGTGGGTGGTGACGCGCAACCCGTTCATTCAGGATGATCTGCTGAACAACCGCAAGCGCCGCGAGTCGCTGGTTCAGGCGCTCTATCATCGCCTGGACGGGATTGCCCAGCGCGCCGCCGGCAATGCGCTGACCCAGGAGCTGATCATCAAGACCAGGGAGGCGATCCGCCAGTTCGAGAAGTGGTTCCCCGAACAAAATGCGCAGCGCAAAAAAGCCTTCAAGCGTCTGAAGAAGATCACCCACAAGGACAATATCTGTTTCGACGGCCTGGCGCGGGTCTCGCACGTGACCGACGCCTCTGACTGGCGGGTGGAATATCCGCTGGTGGTGATCAACCCGGATAACGAGCAGGAAGTGCAACAGGTGGTTGCCGCCTGTCTGGAACTGGGGATCAGCATGATTCCGCGCGGCGGCGGTACCGGCTATACCGGCGGTGCGGTGCCGTTGCAGGAAAATTGCGCGGTGATCAATACCGAAAAGCTCGAAGGGCTGGACAAAGTCAGCCGGCAGGGCCTGTTTGTCGATGGCGAAGAGGGCGAACAGTCGGTGGCGGTGGTGCGCGCCGAGGCCGGTGTGGTGACCAATCGCGTCTCCCAGCTGGCCGAAGCCAGCGGTTTTGTATTTGCCGTGGATCCGACCTCGCAGGATGCCTCCTGCATCGGCGGTAACATCGCCATGAACGCCGGTGGCAAGAAGGCGGTGATGTGGGGCACCACGCTGGATAATCTGGTCTCCTGGCGCATGGTCACGCCGGACGCCAAATGGCTGGAGGTGCAACGGCTTAACTTCAACCTGGCCAAGATCCACGAGCAGGAAGAGGTGGCGTTTCGCCTCAGTCGCTTCGAGGCCGACGGCGAGACGCCCTGCGGCGAGCCGGCGATCCTGCGTATCCCCGGCGCCAACCTGCGCAAGCTGGGGCTGGGCAAGGATGTCACCAACAAGTTTTTAAGCGGCCTGCCGGGCATTCAAAAAGAAGGCTGCGACGGCATTATCACCTCGGCCGTGTTTACCCTGCATCGCATGCCGCCGTTCATTCGCACCGTCTGCCTGGAGTTTTTCGGCAACGATCTGCGCAAGGCCGTGCCGGCCATTGTCGAGACCAAGGATTATCTCGACGGCCTGGCCGAGGTGGATCTGGCCGGGATGGAGCATCTGGACGAGCGCTATGTGCGCGCGGTCAACTACACCACCAAGGCGCCGCGCCAGGACCTGCCGAAGATGGTGTTGCTGGTTGATGTGGCCGGGGAGGATGAAGATACCGTGGCCCAGGCCGCGTCACACATCGTTTCGCTGGCCAATGCCCGCGAGGCGGAAGGGTTTGTTGCGGTCAGCGCCGAGGCGCGCCGTCGCTTCTGGGCGGATCGGGCGCGCACCGCGGCCATCGCCTCGCACACCAACGCCTTCAAGATCAACGAGGACGTGGTGATCCCGCTGGCCAAACTGGCCGAGTACAACGACGGCATCGAGTGGCTCAACATCGAGCTGTCGACCCGCAACAAGATCCGCATGATCGACGCGGTCCTCGACTATCTCGATTCGGAAATGCCCGAGCTGCATCCGATTCGCGCCGGCGAAGTGCCCGATGCCGAGGAGAGCGAGGAGAGCGAGGCGATCATCGCGGCCAAAAAACATGCCGCGCGCGAACTGCTGCAGGCGGTCAAGGATCGCTGGCAGGCGATCCTGACCCATCTGGATCAGCCGGCGGCCGGGCACCGCGATCTGTGGCAGACCCCCAACGACGGGATCGAGACCGAGGATAAAGAGAGTCTGTTTAACCTGCTGCAACGCCGTCTGGTGCGGATCTCCTATCGCAAGCAGGTCGAGGCACCGCTCAAGGATATTTTTGCCGGCCATGAACTCAAGGGCGTGCGGGCCAGGCTTGACGAAGTCCACCAGCAAATCCGCTCCAGCCGGCTGTTCGTCGCCACCCACATGCACGCAGGCGACGGTAACGTGCACACCAACATTCCGGTCAACTCCAACGATTACGTGATGCTGCGCGAGGCCGACGAAGTGGTCGAGCGGATCATGCAACTGGCCGGCGATCTGGGCGGGGTGATCTCCGGCGAGCACGGTATCGGAATCACCAAGATGCAGTTTCTCGATAGCAATACGGTCGAGGCCTTTGCCGGTTACAAGCAAAAGGTCGATCCCGATCAGGTCTTCAACCCCGGCAAGCTGATGGCCGGCTCGGGGCTGACCAATGCCTACACGCCGTCATTGCGTCTGGTGGAACAGGAAGCGTTGATCCTGGAGGCCAGCGATCTGGGCGATCTCAACCATATGGTCAAGGACTGCCTGCGTTGCGGTAAGTGCAAGCCGGTCTGCAACACGCATATCCCGCGCGCCAACATGCTTTACTCACCGCGCAACAAGATCCTCGCCAGCGGCCTGATCATCGAGGCGTTCCTGTACGAGGAGCAGACCCGGCGCGGGATCTCCACGCGCCATTTCGACGAGATGAACGACGTGGCCGATCACTGCACGGTCTGTCACAAGTGTCTGAGTCCCTGTCCGGTGGATATCGACTTCGGCGATGTGTCGGTGTCGATGCGCAACATCCTGCGCAAGCAGGGCGAGAAACACTTCAATCCCGGCACCTGGTTCTCGATGATCTTTTTGAACATCACCGATCCCACCGCCATCAAGCTGTTCCGCAAGCTGTTTATCCAGTGGGGTTACAGGGCGCAGAATATCGCTTCCCGGATTGCCCGCAAATTCCGCATCGACAGCAACAAAAAACGCCCGCCGTCGACTACCGGCAAGACCGGCGCCGTCGAACAGGTGGTGCACTTTATGAAAAAACCGATGCCGGGTAACCTGCCGGCGCGCACCACCCGCGCCATGCTGGGTATCGAGGACGACAAGGTGGTGCCGATCCTGCGCGATCCGCAAAAAGTCGACGACAACAGCGAGGCGGTGTTCTACTTCCCCGGCTGCGGCTCCGAGCGGCTGTTCAGCCAGGTGGGACTCGCCACGCTGGCCATGCTGTACGATACCGGCGTGCAGACCGTGCTGCCGCCCGGTTATTTGTGCTGCGGTTATCCGCAAACTTCCGGCGGCGATGAAGAGAAGGGCCGGGAGATCTCGGTGGACAATCAGGTGCTGTTCCATCGCGTGGCCAACACGCTCAACTACCTGGATATCAAGACCGTGATCGTCTCCTGCGGTACCTGCATGGATCAGCTGCTCAAGTATCAGTTCGAGAAGATCTTCCCCGGCTGCCGGTTGCTGGATATTCACGAATTTCTGATGGAGAAGGGCGTCAAGCTGGAGAACCTGACCGGCAAGCAGTACATGTACCACGATCCCTGTCACACGCCGATGAAACGCTATAACCCGGTCAAGGTCGCCTCCAACCTGATGGGCCAGGACGTGAGCCTGTCCGACCGCTGCTGCGGCGAGGCCGGGACCATGGCCATGGCGCGCCCGGACATCTCCACCCAGGTGCGCTACCGCAAGCAGGAAGAACTGCAAAACGGTCTGGAGCAGATGATCGGCAAGCGCTACAACGATCAGAGCGAAGTCAAAATGCTCACCTCCTGCCCCGCCTGTCAGCAGGGCCTGTCCCGCTACGCCGAGGACACCGGTATCCAGACCGACTACATCGTGGTCGAAATGGCCAACCACCTGCTCGGCGACGGCTGGCAGGACCAGTTCGTCAAGCGCGCCTCCGATCGGGGGATCGAGCGGGTCCTGCTTTAAAACAGGCTTGTAGGCGCGGGCTTCGACCGCGACCGGTGTTTGTTCGGGATTCGCGCCCGCGGGGCGCTCCTACCATGCCAGATGCCGGTGTTCGTTGTTGTGTAGGCGCGGGCTTTGACCGCGACCGGTGTTTGTTCGGGATTCGCGCCCGCGGGGCGCTCCTACGGGGCTGTGTCGGTGACCGGTTTTATGTAGGAGCGGGCTTCGACCGCGACCGGTGTTTGTTCGGGATTCGCGCCCGCGGGGCGCTCCTACGGGGCTGTGCCGGTGACCGGTTTTATGTAGGAGCGGGCTTTGACCGCGACCGGTGTTTGTTCGAGATTCGCGCCCGCGGGGCGCTCCTACGGGGCTGTGCCGGTGACCGGTTTTATGTAGGCGCGGGCTTTGACCGCGACCGGTCGTTTGTTCGGGATTCGCGCCCGCGGGGCGCTCCTACGGGGCTGTGCCGGTGACCGGTTTTATGTAGGAGCGGGCTTCGACCGCGACCGGTGTTTGTTCGGGATTCGCGCCCGCGGGGCGCTCCTGCCGCGCCATGGCGATCCTTTACACAAATGCCTGTTTTACGGCACAGTCATGCCAGAACACACGGAGGTGTTTTCATGACAACCCACCATTTTTCCGGACATCGTCTGCGTATTGGCCGCCTGTCGGAAACCGGGCGGATTTACCTCATCACCACGGTCACTGAACAACGCCAGCCCATCTTTCAGAATTTCTTGCTGGGTCGGCTGGTGGTACAGGCACTGAAAGATAATCAAAGCAATACGACGACACTGGCCTATGTTGTCATGCCCGATCATCTTCACTGGGTCATGCAGTTAGGTGACAGGCATGATCTCAGTACGGTGGTTTCGAGCATCAAGTCGAACAGCGCCCGTTGGATAAACAGGCATCTGAACCGTTCGGGACGATTATGGCAAAAGGGATACCACGACCATGCCTTGCGGCGTGAAGACGATTTACGGCAAGTGGCTCGCTATGTCATCGCCAATCCCTTGCGGGCAGGTCTGGTCCGGCAAATCGGAGATTATCCGCTATGGGATGCGATATGGTTGTGAAATGGAATCCCACACCCGGTAGGCGCGGGCTTTGACCGCGACCGGTCGTTTGTTCGGGATTCGCGCCCGCGGGGCGCTCCTACCACGCCAGATGCCGGTGTTCGTTGTTGTGTAGGAGCGGGCTTCGACCGCGACCGGTGTTTGTTCGGGATTCGCGCCCGCGGGGCGCTCCTACCACGCCAGATGCCGGTATTCGTTGTTGTGTAGGAGCGGGCTTTGACCGCGACCGGTGTTTGTTCGGGATTCGCGCCCGCGGGGCGCTCCTACTCCTACCACGCCAGATGCCGGTGTTCGTTGTTGTGTAGGAGCGGGCTTTGACCGCGACCGGTGTTTGTTCGGGATTCGCGCCCGCGGGGCGCTCCTACCACGCCAGATGCCGGTGTTCGTTGTTGTGTAGGAGCGGGCTTCGACCGCGACCGGTGTTTGTTCGGGATTCGCGCCCGCGGGGCGCTCCTACCACGCCAGATGCCGGTATTCGTTGTTGTGTAGGAGCGGGCTTTGACCGCGACCGGTGTTTGTTCGGGATTCGCGCCCGCAGGATGGGCCGACTATACTGGGAAAGGATTTCCGTAAAACCGCGCAGGAGGGGGTATGTACCTGAAGCACAGCAAGAATGGTGATCTGGTGGAGGTTATCGATTTGGGAGGACTGTTCGATCCGTTCGTGGCCGATGTCAGTGGCCGTTACCACGCGGGCGAGGAGATGCAGGATACCCAGTCCTTCACCAAGCAGGAGCTGATCTTTCCCTCCGGCGAAGCGCTGCCCCGATGCTGGGTGGATGCGAATTATAAACAGTGATCAGGGACGAAGGACGAGGAAAAACCTTTACCACGAAGACACCAAGACACGAAGTTTTATAATCTTTAATTTCTTGATGTCTTTGTGGTCGGAGTTGTAGGCTGGACTGAGCACTCTTCGAGCATAAACTCCGCGGTGTCCGGCAATTCGGGAAATGCCCGATACCGCTATCGCGGCGAAGCCGCTCCTACGGGTCCTTCGGACAAGGTATTCCTCGTAACCCGTCCCTGTTTTTTAGATCCTGAGATACGTCCACCCTTCCCGCTGGCGCAGCAGGGCTTCCTGCATGGCGGAGGGGATGACGTCGACGTTGGGCAGCAGCTGGATGCTGATGCCTTTTTCTTCCCGGTAGCGGTTCAGCGCGATGCGACAGGCCATGAAGCGCACGTTCTGGTAGCTGCTGCTCAGGCTCTGTACCTTTTTGGCATAGGCGGTATTGCCCTGTTGCAACAGCTTGAGGCCTTCGCCGTTGGCCATGATCTCGATGCGCAGCTTGCGCTGTTTGCTGCGCGAGGTGCGCAGCAGGTATTCGGCCTCGTCCAGCACGGTTTTCAGACGAGTGGGATCGTCGGAGTTGACGTGCAGCATCAGCTTCAGCTCGTCATCCGGTTGCGGTTCGGCGGCCACCTGGGCGGACTGGGCCAGTTCGAACAGGGACGTGGGGCGCTTGAAGGTATCGTGACTGAACCAGCCAATACTCAGCCCCAGTCCCATGATCAGTAACGCGGAGGCGGCCTGGGCAAAATAGAGCGGCCAGCGGCGGCCCGGCTGGCGGGCGCTCTGTTCGCTGGCGACGTTGTGGTAGGCCAGCTGCACCATGTCCTGGACTTTTTGCAGCTTGCAGACCCGGGCGGCCAGCTCCTGATCGCGGCGCAGCTCTTCGAGCAGCAGACCGCGCTCTTCCGAATCGAGCTGGTTATCCAGATACGCGTTCAGGTGCTCGTCGGAAAAATGGGAGTTCATACGACCCTCCTGATTGAGGTGACGTTGTCCCGGGACTCGGGGTGGAATTCCAGCAGTTTCTCGGCCAGGCAGCGGCGTGCCCGGCACAGGCGGCTCATGACGGTGCCGATGGGAATCTCCAGAATGTCGGCGACTTCGGCGTAACTGCAGCCTTCCAGATCGATCAGGGTGAGTACGTGGCGTTGCCCCTCGGGCAACTGCGAGACCGCGCCACGCACTTTGTCGACGAT
Proteins encoded:
- a CDS encoding porin; amino-acid sequence: MNKKLIALAVAAGMAAPMAAQAEATWYGQVQMEVGSHSSDFLDEGGVPADFDDSAGFLVGAVTDGHIWQGGGPTSSRWLKDGTQLEDDKRGRLGVKGSEDLGGGLAAIYQFEFQVDTSTGDADDGDRNSFVGLKGGFGTIKAGTLKSPYKYFGGVSYDPFVTTSAEARRYGGMTSGQFGSNGFWTNSVSYQNDFGGANLWVTYTPDERGNRDGDYAAGLKFAGSNYEAFVAMAHDKDNGNVVNEDSAFDALKVGGQYKTGPHKISAQYEMTTDENPYGAGTADNEGTVMYVNYDMKMGKNIFTATYGMSEVDVKAAGETVDGTFMRVGMTHKFSKSTRAMLAYSTSEIDYSGFSLSPNTFSKDVLMGAMRVDF
- a CDS encoding type II toxin-antitoxin system RelE/ParE family toxin — its product is MFTIKRTDEFAAWLDGLKDRTTRVRLARRLDKAQRGNLGDVQPVGDGVFEMREFFGPGWRMYYMRRGKTLIVMLGGGDKSSQSADIAKAIAVAKTLED
- a CDS encoding addiction module antidote protein, with the translated sequence MRKKMKVSDLPEFDMAEYLKSPEDIAVYLTQVIDEGDDAELAHALGVAARARGMSEVARAAGMTREGLYKALRPDAQPRFETVRRVCKALGVHLHADADGPAAA
- a CDS encoding type II toxin-antitoxin system RelE/ParE family toxin; the encoded protein is MRIKWLRTALSNLEQEAAYIAKDNPEAARLVVQRIEHSVALLANNPALGRAGRVPATRELLVPNTRYLIPYRVRPRLHQIEILRVFHLARRIPGQW
- a CDS encoding CopG family ribbon-helix-helix protein; the protein is MSQSTTMTIRLDAELKSRLDKLAEATHRSKSYLASEAVRDFIELNEWQIRETEAAINEADAGDFAIDEEVRAVFDKLG
- a CDS encoding DUF3683 domain-containing protein; protein product: MTERIREIPYNYTSFSDKEIVIRLLGDEAWQVLDKLRAERVTGRSARMLFDILGDMWVVTRNPFIQDDLLNNRKRRESLVQALYHRLDGIAQRAAGNALTQELIIKTREAIRQFEKWFPEQNAQRKKAFKRLKKITHKDNICFDGLARVSHVTDASDWRVEYPLVVINPDNEQEVQQVVAACLELGISMIPRGGGTGYTGGAVPLQENCAVINTEKLEGLDKVSRQGLFVDGEEGEQSVAVVRAEAGVVTNRVSQLAEASGFVFAVDPTSQDASCIGGNIAMNAGGKKAVMWGTTLDNLVSWRMVTPDAKWLEVQRLNFNLAKIHEQEEVAFRLSRFEADGETPCGEPAILRIPGANLRKLGLGKDVTNKFLSGLPGIQKEGCDGIITSAVFTLHRMPPFIRTVCLEFFGNDLRKAVPAIVETKDYLDGLAEVDLAGMEHLDERYVRAVNYTTKAPRQDLPKMVLLVDVAGEDEDTVAQAASHIVSLANAREAEGFVAVSAEARRRFWADRARTAAIASHTNAFKINEDVVIPLAKLAEYNDGIEWLNIELSTRNKIRMIDAVLDYLDSEMPELHPIRAGEVPDAEESEESEAIIAAKKHAARELLQAVKDRWQAILTHLDQPAAGHRDLWQTPNDGIETEDKESLFNLLQRRLVRISYRKQVEAPLKDIFAGHELKGVRARLDEVHQQIRSSRLFVATHMHAGDGNVHTNIPVNSNDYVMLREADEVVERIMQLAGDLGGVISGEHGIGITKMQFLDSNTVEAFAGYKQKVDPDQVFNPGKLMAGSGLTNAYTPSLRLVEQEALILEASDLGDLNHMVKDCLRCGKCKPVCNTHIPRANMLYSPRNKILASGLIIEAFLYEEQTRRGISTRHFDEMNDVADHCTVCHKCLSPCPVDIDFGDVSVSMRNILRKQGEKHFNPGTWFSMIFLNITDPTAIKLFRKLFIQWGYRAQNIASRIARKFRIDSNKKRPPSTTGKTGAVEQVVHFMKKPMPGNLPARTTRAMLGIEDDKVVPILRDPQKVDDNSEAVFYFPGCGSERLFSQVGLATLAMLYDTGVQTVLPPGYLCCGYPQTSGGDEEKGREISVDNQVLFHRVANTLNYLDIKTVIVSCGTCMDQLLKYQFEKIFPGCRLLDIHEFLMEKGVKLENLTGKQYMYHDPCHTPMKRYNPVKVASNLMGQDVSLSDRCCGEAGTMAMARPDISTQVRYRKQEELQNGLEQMIGKRYNDQSEVKMLTSCPACQQGLSRYAEDTGIQTDYIVVEMANHLLGDGWQDQFVKRASDRGIERVLL
- a CDS encoding REP-associated tyrosine transposase, yielding MTTHHFSGHRLRIGRLSETGRIYLITTVTEQRQPIFQNFLLGRLVVQALKDNQSNTTTLAYVVMPDHLHWVMQLGDRHDLSTVVSSIKSNSARWINRHLNRSGRLWQKGYHDHALRREDDLRQVARYVIANPLRAGLVRQIGDYPLWDAIWL